One Micromonospora sp. WMMD1120 genomic region harbors:
- a CDS encoding metallophosphoesterase — protein sequence MRKRTLFRLAAGTAAVGAATLAYASLVERNMFTVRRFDVPVLPADAEPLRVLHLSDLHMMPGQARKQRWVASLAALDPDLVVVTGDNMAHPGAVPGVLRALQPLLDYPGAFVFGSNDYTGPVLKNPFTYFLPDREYTEGVELPYEELRQVFTGAGWADLNNARTTLKAGGRQVDLVGVDDPHIERDDYPSVAGAVSSSADLSIAVTHSPEPRVLDQMAADGFGLLLAGHTHGGQVCVPGYGALVTNCGLPRSMARGLHRWPGSDSWLHVSAGLGTHPTAPVRFACPPEASILTLIPR from the coding sequence ATGCGAAAGCGCACACTATTCCGGCTCGCCGCCGGAACCGCCGCGGTCGGCGCGGCCACCCTCGCGTACGCGTCGCTCGTCGAGCGCAACATGTTCACAGTGCGGCGGTTCGATGTGCCGGTGCTCCCGGCCGACGCCGAACCGCTGCGCGTGCTGCACCTGTCGGACCTGCACATGATGCCCGGCCAGGCGCGCAAGCAACGCTGGGTGGCGTCGTTGGCCGCCCTCGACCCCGACCTGGTGGTGGTGACCGGCGACAACATGGCCCACCCGGGCGCGGTGCCCGGCGTGCTGCGTGCGCTGCAACCGCTGCTGGACTACCCGGGCGCGTTCGTGTTCGGCTCGAACGACTACACCGGGCCGGTGCTGAAGAACCCGTTCACCTACTTCCTGCCCGACCGGGAGTACACCGAGGGCGTCGAGCTGCCCTACGAGGAGCTGCGCCAGGTCTTCACCGGCGCCGGCTGGGCCGACCTCAACAACGCCCGGACGACGCTGAAGGCCGGCGGCCGGCAGGTCGACCTGGTCGGGGTCGACGACCCGCACATCGAGCGGGACGACTACCCGTCAGTGGCCGGGGCGGTCTCCTCCTCGGCCGACCTGTCCATCGCGGTGACGCACTCCCCCGAGCCACGGGTGCTCGACCAGATGGCCGCGGACGGCTTCGGGCTGCTGCTGGCCGGGCACACCCACGGTGGCCAGGTGTGCGTGCCGGGCTACGGCGCCCTCGTGACCAACTGCGGCCTGCCCCGCTCGATGGCGCGTGGCCTGCACCGGTGGCCGGGCTCGGACTCCTGGCTGCACGTCTCCGCCGGCCTCGGCACCCACCCGACGGCCCCGGTCCGCTTCGCCTGTCCCCCGGAGGCCAGCATCCTCACCCTGATCCCCCGCTGA
- a CDS encoding right-handed parallel beta-helix repeat-containing protein yields MLSRRNALRAAVVGGATAVGAVAMAPTAAQAAPGDEGWVSVLDHGAVGDGVADDTTKIQAALNAATGTVPHKSVYFPPGRVFRVSEEISLTGYANATIAGNGATLALTGAKPTASHISTVLRLTDVREVTIEDLTIRDTDRTQVYNGLLLAQANRCAIRGVRVINVRYTGISVFDDPPGASDDVLITGCVIEGTRQGISVNGRDIRIIGNHVAMDWWSTDEAKRGPWQPSSDYYDGINVLAGSDRTVVSGNTITDCGQSGIYTQSLRNLVVADNTVTGCVLRGIEIDGQRKHLEKPSDNVPEAQKLRAHGVAITGNTLLDNFGNINILYATDVTITGNRVHNKRESTCIALNRGTHHAVVVGNHCRQDDPTRPAIWVKPVETVNDTVIPGATAATVAWNNVEAAVDWYAPADAVIMQRTGNAEISTVGTIKATGKMLAAGGIGVGNSATASRPGTVIRKVEVFSSTGASLGFIPIYNSIT; encoded by the coding sequence ATGCTCAGCAGGCGAAACGCGTTACGGGCCGCGGTGGTAGGCGGTGCGACCGCCGTCGGCGCCGTGGCCATGGCGCCGACGGCGGCCCAGGCGGCTCCTGGGGACGAGGGATGGGTCTCGGTCCTCGACCACGGTGCGGTCGGTGACGGGGTCGCCGACGATACGACGAAGATTCAGGCGGCGCTGAACGCCGCGACTGGAACGGTCCCACACAAGAGCGTGTACTTTCCGCCGGGGCGGGTGTTCCGGGTCAGCGAGGAGATAAGCCTCACCGGGTACGCCAACGCGACGATCGCCGGCAACGGGGCGACGCTCGCGCTAACCGGTGCGAAGCCGACCGCCTCCCACATCAGCACGGTACTGCGCCTCACCGACGTGCGTGAGGTCACCATCGAGGACCTGACTATCCGCGACACCGACCGCACCCAGGTCTACAACGGTCTGTTGCTGGCCCAGGCGAACCGATGCGCCATCCGCGGCGTCCGGGTGATCAACGTGCGATACACCGGCATCTCGGTCTTCGACGATCCGCCGGGCGCCTCCGACGACGTGCTGATCACCGGCTGCGTCATCGAGGGCACGCGGCAGGGCATCTCGGTCAACGGCCGCGACATCCGGATCATCGGCAACCATGTGGCGATGGACTGGTGGTCCACCGACGAGGCCAAGCGGGGTCCATGGCAGCCGAGCTCCGACTACTACGACGGCATCAACGTGCTGGCCGGCTCGGACCGCACAGTGGTCTCCGGCAACACCATCACCGACTGCGGCCAGTCCGGCATCTACACCCAGTCGCTGAGGAACCTCGTCGTCGCCGACAACACCGTCACCGGCTGTGTACTTCGTGGCATCGAGATCGACGGGCAGCGCAAGCATCTGGAGAAGCCGTCCGACAACGTGCCGGAAGCGCAGAAGCTTCGTGCGCACGGCGTGGCGATCACCGGCAACACGCTGCTGGACAACTTTGGCAACATCAACATCCTGTACGCCACGGACGTCACCATCACGGGCAACCGAGTACACAACAAGCGCGAGTCGACATGCATCGCGCTCAACCGGGGCACGCACCACGCGGTCGTCGTCGGCAACCACTGCCGCCAGGACGACCCGACCCGGCCGGCGATCTGGGTGAAGCCGGTCGAGACGGTGAACGACACTGTCATCCCGGGCGCGACAGCGGCCACCGTCGCCTGGAACAACGTCGAGGCCGCAGTCGACTGGTACGCACCCGCCGACGCAGTCATCATGCAGCGGACCGGGAACGCGGAGATCTCCACGGTCGGCACGATCAAGGCCACCGGCAAGATGCTCGCTGCGGGCGGTATCGGCGTGGGCAACAGCGCCACCGCGTCCCGGCCGGGCACGGTGATCCGCAAGGTCGAGGTGTTCTCCTCGACCGGGGCGAGCCTGGGTTTCATTCCGATCTACAACTCGATCACCTGA
- a CDS encoding right-handed parallel beta-helix repeat-containing protein, with protein MDRRMVARLAVVPLMGGAALVGLAAPAVAAAPTPVARAAAGPANELYVSQKYCSATADGSEDAPFCTISAAAAVVQPGQTVLVQPGNYPENVTFTRSGTETAPITFRAVNAFSGWVYVGRTNGSNVTGTILSLSQVHDVVVDGFVVQGQSASASPAVVIDGSSRVTLNGIAAQQTKVPAAVRVGGASRDVTISRNWLVNINDTGNAALVVEGAATGTTVVANQVVAGRIGITDAPGSTVTNNTVTAACGPGIDVAGASPDAVIENNIVKPLSKQTALCSVPVTDAAVSVSSASLPSVADYNLIDPTAGVAPYAWAGTTHATIEAFHAATGQGGHDISADPQLDVQRGGMRSYLPLKPGSPAIDSGNASARGVPATDMVGNSHLDDPQVTNTGTGNGFHDRGAVERVGGFVWSVAPFRQTRGGGPLDGTARSTSRSTWPSDGPVGTFTYKFSDSRFYRVSQSAEETHRFRRAGRACAYIRANVSGNREEVGSYTTLCTVLGAHYTPVSPTRLLDTRNAVGVGTRTPIPANSDVVLPLSDIGGVPVARISAVVLNVTVTEPTTSGFLTVYPDGTGTPSASNVNFVARETVPNLVTVPVENGKIRIRNSSGGTVHVIADLQGQYSAEGQGFTALNPQRALDTRTSGGALSPNTTRQLDLGRQLPADATAVVLNVTVTAPTTSGVLKVFPAGAPVPAASNLNFVAGQSIPNLVTVPVVGGKVDIHNASSGSTHVIADVAGYFGPDGELTYVPNSPVRIADTRADASRGNHPLNPRESINVWADFAAGANCSCPGVTALVANLTVTAPTTAGVLTAYPTDQARPSASNVNFVAGETASNLAIVGTAGGTTLYNNSSGTTHAIVDQAGVFITPLY; from the coding sequence ATGGACAGACGGATGGTGGCGCGGCTCGCTGTCGTACCACTGATGGGTGGTGCGGCCCTGGTGGGGCTGGCGGCGCCCGCGGTGGCGGCGGCCCCGACGCCGGTCGCGCGAGCCGCGGCCGGTCCGGCGAACGAGCTGTACGTGAGCCAGAAATACTGTTCGGCGACAGCCGACGGCAGCGAAGATGCGCCGTTCTGCACGATCTCGGCCGCCGCGGCGGTGGTCCAGCCCGGCCAGACGGTGCTGGTGCAGCCGGGCAACTATCCCGAGAACGTCACCTTCACCCGGTCCGGCACGGAGACCGCGCCCATCACGTTCCGGGCGGTGAACGCGTTCTCCGGTTGGGTCTATGTGGGCCGCACCAACGGGTCGAACGTCACCGGGACGATCCTGTCCCTCAGCCAGGTCCACGACGTGGTCGTGGACGGCTTCGTGGTGCAGGGGCAGAGTGCGAGCGCGTCGCCCGCCGTGGTGATCGACGGCTCGTCCCGGGTCACGCTGAACGGGATCGCCGCGCAACAGACGAAGGTGCCGGCGGCGGTACGGGTGGGCGGTGCCTCCCGGGACGTGACGATCAGCCGGAACTGGCTGGTCAACATCAACGACACCGGTAACGCCGCGCTGGTTGTCGAGGGCGCCGCTACCGGCACCACTGTCGTCGCCAACCAGGTCGTCGCCGGGCGGATCGGGATCACCGACGCGCCTGGCAGCACCGTCACCAACAACACGGTGACGGCGGCCTGCGGGCCCGGCATCGACGTCGCGGGCGCCTCGCCCGACGCCGTCATCGAGAACAACATCGTCAAGCCGCTGAGCAAGCAAACGGCTTTGTGCAGCGTGCCGGTCACCGACGCCGCCGTCTCGGTCTCGTCGGCGTCCCTGCCGAGCGTGGCGGACTACAACCTGATCGACCCCACGGCGGGTGTCGCCCCGTACGCCTGGGCCGGCACCACGCACGCCACCATCGAGGCGTTCCACGCCGCCACCGGGCAGGGCGGGCACGACATCTCCGCCGACCCGCAGCTGGACGTCCAGCGCGGCGGGATGCGGAGTTACCTTCCCCTGAAGCCCGGCTCACCGGCGATCGACTCGGGCAACGCCTCGGCGCGGGGCGTGCCGGCAACCGACATGGTGGGCAATTCGCACCTCGACGACCCGCAGGTGACGAACACCGGCACCGGCAACGGGTTCCACGACCGTGGCGCGGTCGAGCGGGTCGGTGGCTTCGTCTGGAGCGTCGCACCGTTCCGGCAGACCAGGGGCGGTGGGCCACTGGACGGAACCGCTCGCAGCACCAGCCGGTCGACCTGGCCGTCCGACGGCCCCGTGGGCACCTTCACCTACAAGTTCAGCGATTCGCGGTTCTACCGGGTCAGCCAGTCGGCCGAGGAGACCCACCGGTTCCGCCGGGCGGGCCGGGCCTGCGCCTACATCCGCGCGAACGTCTCCGGTAACCGTGAGGAGGTCGGCTCCTACACCACGCTCTGCACCGTTCTGGGCGCGCACTACACGCCCGTGTCACCGACCCGGCTGCTGGACACCCGCAACGCGGTCGGAGTGGGTACGCGGACGCCGATCCCCGCCAACTCCGACGTGGTGCTGCCGCTCAGCGACATCGGCGGAGTGCCGGTCGCGCGGATCAGCGCCGTGGTGCTCAACGTGACGGTGACCGAGCCGACGACGTCCGGCTTCCTGACCGTCTATCCGGACGGCACGGGAACTCCGAGCGCGTCGAACGTCAACTTCGTGGCCCGGGAGACGGTGCCGAACCTGGTGACCGTCCCGGTGGAGAACGGAAAGATCCGGATCAGGAACAGCAGCGGCGGCACGGTGCACGTGATCGCCGACCTTCAGGGTCAGTACAGCGCGGAGGGTCAGGGTTTCACCGCCCTCAACCCGCAGCGGGCGCTCGACACCCGTACCTCAGGTGGAGCGTTGTCGCCGAACACCACCCGCCAGCTGGACCTCGGCCGGCAGCTCCCGGCGGATGCCACCGCCGTCGTCCTCAACGTCACGGTGACCGCGCCGACGACGAGCGGCGTCCTGAAGGTCTTCCCCGCCGGTGCTCCGGTGCCGGCCGCCTCGAACCTGAACTTCGTCGCCGGGCAGAGCATCCCGAACCTGGTGACCGTCCCGGTGGTAGGCGGCAAGGTGGACATCCACAACGCGAGTTCCGGCAGCACGCACGTGATCGCGGACGTGGCCGGCTACTTCGGCCCGGACGGTGAGTTGACCTACGTGCCGAACTCCCCGGTCCGCATCGCCGACACCCGCGCCGACGCGAGCCGGGGCAACCACCCCCTCAACCCGCGCGAGTCGATCAACGTCTGGGCCGACTTCGCGGCCGGCGCCAACTGCTCCTGCCCGGGTGTGACGGCGTTGGTGGCGAACCTGACCGTCACCGCTCCGACCACCGCGGGCGTGCTGACCGCCTACCCGACCGACCAGGCACGGCCATCGGCGTCGAACGTCAACTTCGTTGCCGGGGAGACCGCTTCCAACCTCGCCATCGTCGGGACGGCTGGCGGCACCACGCTCTACAACAACAGCTCGGGCACCACCCACGCCATCGTCGACCAGGCGGGTGTCTTCATCACGCCGCTGTACTGA
- a CDS encoding DUF1565 domain-containing protein, with the protein MRRRLLSLAVVPIVGGVGLVGPATQAAAAPVAAPAVAASEVYVSERDCKPAGDGSEAAPYCTITAALAVAQPGQTVLVQPGEYAEKVTITRSGTESAPITVRAVNTSRGLVRLGHYTISGTPLTISGVHDVVVEGFTLTSRGDAAPVLISGAQRVTVDGIATAVGAFPAVRVTGSSSAVTVSRGWFSSPGAGATGVAVEAGVSGAVITASTFFKTRIAVTDAPGARVTGNTVVTDCATGIVLAGASTGASIRNNILRTGAGSVPAPQPCADPTGAPAISVSAAATDGAEADYNLVDPASGGAVYRWGDTDHADLASFRASTGQGSHDILSPALLGEKLGTDRGWFPPTAASPAIDSADAEAPGSTRTDLLDNAHADSPTVPNTGTGNGYHDRGAVELQGGRTVTGEGVQSKPGGSSLDFTAPLTVSHAWSTDGPVGKVARRLSGDRFYRVGPIVPVDGQLRRAGSACVDNDIRFDNFRVLPEFVGGPLGNCAVLGAMFTPVAPTRLLDTRAAVGISTTVPIAANSEIVLPVMSINGVSAANVTAVVLNVTATQPTTAGYLTVYPDGTAVPQASSVNFVAGETVPNLATVPMSNGNLRIRNSAGGTVHVVVDLQGFYSGTGDGFTPMPPTRVLDSRANGGAPVPANSYRVLDLSGRVPSGAKAVVLNVTATQPTANGVLTVYPAGSSVPTASNLNFVAGQTIPNLVTVPVVNGRLVILNNSSGTTHVLADLAGWYGTGATDGFVPYGPRRILDTRSGASGSALPQFSSVDLMVPFLDPNGNDRTPKPTALVANLTVTGPTAPGLLTAQPKGETPSTVSNVNFVAGETASNAAVVRVGASGYVTLTNNSGGSTHVIVDQAGHFITTTP; encoded by the coding sequence ATGAGAAGAAGGCTGTTGTCACTGGCGGTGGTGCCGATAGTTGGTGGGGTCGGTCTGGTCGGGCCCGCCACCCAGGCCGCGGCCGCGCCGGTCGCCGCGCCGGCGGTGGCAGCTTCCGAGGTGTACGTCAGCGAGCGCGACTGCAAGCCGGCTGGCGACGGCAGCGAGGCGGCGCCCTACTGCACCATCACCGCCGCCCTGGCGGTGGCCCAGCCGGGTCAGACGGTGCTCGTGCAGCCAGGCGAGTACGCCGAGAAGGTGACGATCACCCGGTCCGGCACGGAATCCGCGCCGATCACCGTGCGTGCTGTCAACACGTCGCGTGGCCTTGTCCGTCTCGGCCACTACACGATCAGCGGCACACCGCTGACGATCTCCGGCGTGCACGACGTCGTGGTCGAGGGCTTCACGCTCACCAGCCGTGGCGACGCGGCACCGGTGCTGATCAGCGGCGCCCAGCGGGTCACAGTGGACGGTATCGCCACTGCCGTTGGCGCCTTCCCCGCCGTCCGGGTGACCGGCTCGTCCAGCGCCGTCACGGTCAGCCGGGGCTGGTTCTCCAGCCCAGGCGCCGGTGCCACCGGCGTGGCCGTCGAGGCGGGCGTGTCCGGCGCGGTGATCACCGCCAGCACCTTCTTCAAGACCCGGATAGCCGTGACGGACGCCCCCGGAGCCCGGGTCACCGGCAACACCGTGGTGACCGACTGCGCGACCGGAATCGTGCTGGCCGGTGCATCGACCGGCGCGAGCATCCGGAACAACATCCTGCGTACCGGCGCCGGTTCGGTACCGGCACCGCAACCCTGCGCCGACCCGACGGGCGCGCCCGCGATCTCGGTCTCCGCCGCCGCCACCGACGGCGCCGAGGCCGACTACAACCTGGTCGATCCGGCCAGTGGCGGGGCTGTGTACCGGTGGGGTGACACCGATCACGCCGACCTGGCGTCGTTCCGGGCGTCCACCGGGCAGGGCAGCCACGACATCCTCTCCCCGGCCCTGCTCGGCGAGAAGCTGGGCACCGATCGTGGCTGGTTCCCGCCGACCGCCGCGTCGCCGGCGATCGACTCCGCCGACGCCGAGGCGCCCGGCAGCACCCGTACCGACCTGCTGGACAACGCGCACGCCGACTCGCCCACCGTGCCCAACACCGGCACGGGCAACGGCTATCACGACCGGGGCGCCGTCGAACTCCAGGGCGGCCGTACGGTGACCGGGGAGGGGGTCCAGAGCAAGCCCGGCGGATCCTCGCTGGACTTCACCGCGCCCCTGACGGTGAGTCACGCATGGTCCACCGACGGTCCGGTCGGCAAGGTTGCCCGCCGCCTCAGCGGCGACCGGTTCTACCGGGTCGGCCCGATCGTGCCGGTCGACGGGCAGCTCAGGCGTGCTGGCTCGGCCTGTGTGGACAACGACATCAGGTTCGACAACTTCCGGGTGCTCCCGGAGTTCGTGGGCGGGCCGCTGGGGAACTGCGCGGTCCTGGGCGCGATGTTCACCCCGGTGGCACCGACCCGGCTCCTGGACACCCGTGCCGCCGTCGGCATCAGCACCACGGTTCCGATCGCGGCCAACTCCGAGATCGTCCTGCCGGTCATGTCCATCAACGGTGTGTCGGCCGCCAACGTCACTGCCGTCGTGCTGAACGTGACGGCCACCCAGCCGACCACCGCCGGATACCTCACCGTCTACCCGGACGGCACCGCCGTCCCCCAGGCGTCGAGCGTCAACTTCGTCGCCGGTGAGACAGTGCCGAACCTGGCGACGGTGCCGATGTCCAACGGCAACCTGCGGATCCGGAACAGCGCCGGCGGGACGGTGCACGTCGTCGTCGACCTCCAGGGCTTCTACTCCGGCACGGGTGACGGCTTCACGCCGATGCCGCCGACCCGGGTGCTGGACAGCCGGGCCAACGGGGGTGCGCCGGTCCCGGCGAACAGCTACCGGGTGCTGGACCTGTCCGGGCGGGTGCCGTCGGGTGCCAAGGCCGTCGTGCTGAACGTGACGGCCACCCAGCCGACGGCGAACGGCGTCCTCACCGTCTACCCGGCCGGCTCGTCGGTGCCGACCGCGTCCAACCTGAACTTCGTCGCCGGTCAGACCATCCCCAACCTGGTGACCGTGCCGGTGGTGAACGGCCGGCTCGTCATCCTCAACAACAGTTCCGGCACCACCCACGTGCTCGCGGACCTGGCCGGCTGGTACGGCACCGGCGCCACCGACGGCTTCGTTCCGTACGGTCCCCGGCGGATCCTCGACACCCGGTCCGGGGCCAGCGGCAGCGCCCTGCCCCAGTTCTCGTCGGTCGACCTGATGGTGCCGTTCCTCGACCCGAACGGTAACGACAGGACGCCGAAACCGACCGCGCTGGTGGCCAACCTGACGGTCACCGGGCCGACCGCTCCGGGCCTACTCACCGCACAACCCAAGGGTGAGACGCCGTCGACCGTCTCGAACGTGAACTTCGTGGCCGGCGAGACGGCGTCGAACGCCGCAGTGGTCCGCGTGGGTGCCAGCGGGTACGTGACGCTGACCAACAACAGCGGTGGCAGCACCCACGTGATCGTCGACCAGGCCGGTCACTTCATCACCACCACCCCCTGA
- a CDS encoding right-handed parallel beta-helix repeat-containing protein, with product MNLRRRAPLALVPLIGGAALVVPTVPAVAAPAPVTVAAAAGGELHVSEQWCPSNGDGSEQRPFCTISAAAAVAGPGQTVLIHPGEYRENVRFTRSGTQSAPITFRAVNVKWQMARVGNFDTTSVTGVVLDLTSVHDVTVQGLVVFGANLADAVTVRDSQRVRVDKLTIHNGLGSPTGVRISGRSDAVTLSRSVIRAAQVSSVSIEPGVTATTVTANQFDKSGLVATDASGLTVTGNTVYVDCRRGIDVAGDSPGTSIRNNIVVTASQRTRCATPANATGIRVSAASVPGSSTDYNLIEPLSGGAPYDWAGIEYPDLNAFVTATGQATHDLAADPKLTWTNALHRDYLFTQGGSPARDSADATAAGVLDTDLLDASFADDPGVPNTGTGSGFRDRGAAEAFPTVTEEPLRVDRKVGGGPFDIVARAGWRQTWPVERERATYAYYVDGERFWRVTDAPVAEFTVRRAGDACVQVQITLSDFRNPAGADQRICTQVGARYVPITPTRLLDTRAPIGVSAPGPVPGSGVIELPIGIIGGVQAADISAVVLNVTVTQPTSAGFISAYPGGDFSDASSVNFVAGETVPNQVTVPVRNGSVMFRNAGSGTVHLIADLQGFYAASGSGFASTPPTRVLDTRDGGGAPMPGKSTRTLDLSGRIPANATAAVLSVAVTAPTTSGVLTIYPAGSTAPVASSLNFVAGQTIPNLVTVPVRNGEVNIFNNSSGTTHVIADLAGWFSPQATQTFVPMTPKRIVDSRSSLGLPGRTPAPLTARETVRFAPLPSEAICNPACPAPTALLGNVTVTAPTTAGVLTLHPGGGQRPTASNVNFVAGETASNAAVVAVGSGVDLFHNSGGTSHVIVDQAGYFIAAAS from the coding sequence ATGAACCTTCGACGGCGGGCGCCGCTTGCGCTCGTACCACTGATCGGCGGCGCGGCCCTGGTGGTCCCGACGGTGCCTGCGGTGGCGGCGCCCGCGCCGGTCACCGTCGCGGCGGCGGCCGGCGGCGAGCTGCATGTCAGCGAGCAGTGGTGCCCGAGCAACGGTGACGGCAGCGAGCAGCGGCCGTTCTGCACCATCTCCGCGGCGGCGGCGGTGGCCGGTCCCGGGCAGACGGTGCTCATCCACCCGGGGGAGTACCGGGAGAACGTGCGGTTCACCCGGTCCGGCACCCAGTCGGCGCCGATCACCTTCCGGGCGGTGAACGTCAAGTGGCAGATGGCGCGGGTCGGCAACTTCGACACCACCTCGGTGACCGGTGTCGTCCTCGACCTCACCAGCGTGCACGATGTGACGGTGCAGGGCCTTGTCGTCTTCGGGGCCAACCTCGCCGACGCCGTGACGGTGCGGGACTCCCAGCGGGTTCGTGTCGACAAGCTCACGATCCACAACGGCCTCGGTAGCCCCACCGGCGTACGGATCAGCGGTCGGTCCGACGCGGTGACTCTCAGCCGGAGCGTCATCCGCGCCGCACAGGTGTCATCCGTGTCCATCGAGCCCGGCGTCACCGCTACGACGGTCACCGCCAACCAGTTCGACAAGTCCGGTCTCGTCGCGACGGACGCCAGCGGCCTGACCGTCACCGGCAACACCGTCTACGTCGACTGTCGGCGAGGCATCGATGTGGCGGGCGACTCCCCGGGCACGTCGATCCGGAACAACATCGTCGTCACCGCCAGCCAACGGACGCGCTGCGCCACCCCGGCGAACGCCACGGGCATCCGGGTGTCCGCCGCGTCGGTGCCGGGAAGTAGCACCGACTACAACCTGATCGAACCGCTCAGCGGCGGTGCGCCCTACGACTGGGCGGGCATCGAGTACCCGGACCTCAACGCCTTCGTGACGGCGACGGGACAGGCCACGCACGACCTGGCGGCCGACCCGAAGCTCACCTGGACCAACGCGCTGCACCGTGACTACCTCTTCACCCAGGGCGGGTCGCCGGCTCGGGACTCCGCCGACGCCACCGCCGCCGGTGTGCTGGACACCGACCTGCTCGACGCGTCCTTCGCCGACGATCCGGGCGTGCCGAACACCGGCACCGGCAGCGGTTTCCGCGACCGGGGCGCGGCGGAGGCATTCCCGACCGTTACGGAGGAGCCGCTGCGTGTCGACCGCAAGGTGGGCGGCGGACCGTTCGACATCGTGGCGCGGGCCGGCTGGCGCCAGACCTGGCCGGTCGAGCGGGAGCGGGCCACGTACGCGTACTACGTCGACGGCGAGCGTTTCTGGCGGGTGACCGATGCCCCGGTTGCGGAGTTCACGGTGCGACGGGCCGGGGACGCCTGCGTCCAGGTGCAGATCACCCTGTCCGACTTCCGCAACCCCGCTGGTGCCGACCAGCGGATCTGCACCCAGGTCGGAGCGCGCTACGTGCCGATCACGCCGACCCGACTGCTGGACACCCGGGCGCCGATCGGTGTGTCCGCCCCGGGTCCGGTACCCGGTTCCGGAGTGATCGAACTGCCGATCGGCATCATCGGTGGCGTCCAGGCCGCGGACATCAGCGCCGTCGTGCTCAACGTGACGGTGACCCAGCCGACCTCCGCCGGTTTCATCAGCGCCTATCCGGGTGGTGACTTCAGCGACGCGTCCAGCGTCAACTTCGTGGCCGGCGAGACGGTGCCGAACCAGGTCACGGTTCCTGTCCGCAATGGTTCGGTGATGTTCCGCAATGCGGGCTCGGGCACCGTTCACCTGATCGCCGACCTCCAGGGCTTCTACGCCGCGAGCGGGTCCGGCTTCGCGTCGACGCCGCCGACGCGGGTCCTCGACACCCGCGACGGCGGGGGAGCCCCGATGCCGGGCAAGAGCACCCGGACCCTCGACCTCTCCGGCCGGATCCCCGCCAACGCAACCGCCGCCGTGCTCTCCGTGGCGGTCACCGCACCGACCACCAGCGGCGTGCTGACCATCTACCCGGCCGGCTCGACGGCACCTGTCGCGTCCAGCCTCAACTTCGTCGCCGGACAGACGATTCCCAACCTGGTCACCGTGCCCGTGCGGAACGGCGAGGTCAACATCTTCAACAACAGCTCCGGCACCACCCACGTCATCGCGGACCTGGCCGGTTGGTTCAGCCCGCAGGCCACCCAGACGTTCGTGCCGATGACGCCGAAGCGGATCGTCGACTCCCGGTCCAGCCTCGGACTGCCCGGTCGCACCCCGGCCCCGCTCACCGCCCGGGAAACCGTCCGGTTCGCGCCGTTGCCCAGCGAGGCGATCTGCAACCCGGCCTGCCCCGCCCCCACCGCACTGCTGGGCAACGTGACGGTCACCGCGCCGACCACGGCGGGCGTGCTCACCCTCCACCCCGGCGGCGGGCAGCGGCCCACCGCCTCGAACGTCAACTTCGTCGCCGGCGAGACGGCGTCAAACGCCGCGGTGGTCGCCGTGGGCTCCGGCGTCGACCTCTTCCACAACAGCGGGGGTACGTCGCACGTCATCGTCGACCAGGCCGGCTACTTCATCGCCGCCGCGTCCTGA